A genomic window from Mesorhizobium sp. 131-2-1 includes:
- a CDS encoding DeoR/GlpR family DNA-binding transcription regulator gives MIHSKRHAEILRLLNEEGTITIASLADRLGVSLETVRRDVKPLTHDGSILKMHGAVSLPAMAGEAPFERRMRENADAKRAIARMVAATIRDGESVMLDTGTTTSFLARELLGHRRLTVVTNSSDIARTLATVNGNKVYMAGGELRSDSGAAFGVSAIDFVSRFSVSHAVISIGAVDALAGLMDYDLEEAEFARMVLSRGQRSVVVTDQSKFGRQGLVRVCGFDGFSELATDRPPPRNIAAALAGAGARISVAFGEDDSR, from the coding sequence ATGATCCATTCGAAACGGCATGCCGAGATCCTGCGGCTTCTGAACGAGGAGGGCACCATCACCATCGCGAGCCTGGCCGACCGGCTGGGAGTCTCGCTGGAGACGGTGCGCCGCGATGTCAAGCCGCTCACCCATGACGGGTCGATCCTGAAGATGCATGGCGCCGTCAGCCTGCCGGCGATGGCCGGCGAGGCGCCGTTCGAGCGGCGCATGCGCGAGAATGCCGATGCCAAGCGCGCCATCGCCCGCATGGTCGCCGCCACCATTCGCGACGGCGAGTCGGTGATGCTCGACACCGGCACGACCACCTCGTTCCTTGCGCGCGAGCTGCTTGGCCACCGGCGGCTCACCGTCGTCACCAATTCGTCCGACATCGCCCGCACGCTGGCCACCGTAAACGGCAACAAGGTCTATATGGCCGGCGGCGAGTTGCGCAGCGATTCCGGCGCCGCCTTCGGCGTCTCGGCCATCGACTTCGTCAGCCGCTTCTCCGTCAGCCATGCGGTGATCTCCATCGGCGCGGTCGACGCCCTCGCTGGCCTGATGGACTATGATCTGGAAGAAGCTGAATTCGCTCGCATGGTGCTGTCGCGCGGCCAGCGCTCCGTGGTGGTCACCGATCAAAGCAAGTTCGGCCGCCAGGGGCTGGTCCGGGTCTGCGGCTTCGACGGCTTCTCCGAACTCGCCACCGACCGGCCGCCGCCGCGCAACATCGCCGCGGCGCTCGCCGGGGCCGGCGCGCGGATCAGCGTTGCGTTCGGCGAGGACGACAGCCGGTAA